The window GCACGATGGCCGCGATTGCGGATTGCGACCATCCGAACTCGTAGCCCAGCGCGCCACCGCCGAGCAGCAGCGCCTCCACCAGCAGCAGCAGCGCCTGGCGTTGCCGGCCGCGGCCGAGCACGATCACGCTGCCGGCCGCGGCGCCGGCCACGAAAAGCGCGATCAACCCCAGCGCCTGCAGGGCTTTCGGCCAGTCCGCCTCGGCAGCGCTGACGCCCAGCCGCGTCGAGTTGCCACTCATGAAGGACACGAACAGCCCGCCGAGATGGATGAAGCCGATGCCGTCGATATAGCCGGCCAGCGCACTCAGCGTGCAGGCCAGCGCGATATTGCCGCGGGAGTTCAGCATCGTGTCTCGTTCA is drawn from Nitrobacteraceae bacterium AZCC 2146 and contains these coding sequences:
- a CDS encoding uncharacterized membrane protein YoaK (UPF0700 family) (product_source=COG3619; cog=COG3619; pfam=PF06912; superfamily=54680; transmembrane_helix_parts=Inside_1_6,TMhelix_7_29,Outside_30_56,TMhelix_57_79,Inside_80_85,TMhelix_86_108,Outside_109_127,TMhelix_128_150,Inside_151_161,TMhelix_162_184,Outside_185_187,TMhelix_188_207,Inside_208_214): MLNSRGNIALACTLSALAGYIDGIGFIHLGGLFVSFMSGNSTRLGVSAAEADWPKALQALGLIALFVAGAAAGSVIVLGRGRQRQALLLLVEALLLGGGALGYEFGWSQSAIAAIVLAMGLENAVFQIHGGAGLGLTYVTGALVKVGQLLATALTGGARWAWLPNLLLWAAMVIGAMIGALVYQRINLAAVWFAAAAALIAGAIVAVQARASRH